CTTGCATGCAAAAGTATCAAATGAACTAAAATTTTATTACTTTTTATATATATAAATCCATCTTTTATTATTGTAAAAAATTTATCTGTAATCATTGAGTCTTTAATAACAAAATTTATCTTTGCAAAAACAACAATAGCTAATAAAAAGAATAAAGAATCAATTATTATAGCAGGTTTTGCACCAATATAATTAACAACAACTCCACTTACAGCCATTCCAAATGCATAACAAAAAGACCAAATTATTGAGTGTATTTCATTTGCTTTTTGTAAAGCAGGACCTTTGACAAGTTTTGCAAGAAGTGACATTTCTGTTGAAAAAAACATAGAAGCACTACTCATTCTAATAAAAATAAAAATAAGCAAAAGCCAAATTTGTTCTTTACTATCAATTAATAAAAAACTCAATGTCATTAAAAACTCAATCATAAGCAAAAATAACATCAAAGGTTTTATTTTAAACCTATCAATTATGGCTCCTGAAAATGGTGCAATTAATACAGCTGGAAGAAAATGCATAGCAGTAACCACTGAGATTGCCAAAGCTGATGAACCAAAGTTCACAAGCATTGTATAAATTGCTACATTTGAAAACCATGCACCAAAATAAGATATAAATTGAACAAGAGATAAATCTCTTATTACTTTGTGTTCTTTAAAAAGTTTACGGTAATTCAATAGATACTAAGACCTCTTGATACATAGCACTATGAGATGTCTCATCGCTTTTATATGGAGTTAAATAGTTTGCCTTTTTATTTCCTGCATAACATAAAACACAATTAGGTTTTACATCTTGTGTTAATTTAACTTCAAAACTTGCTTCTCCATATTTTGAACGAAGTTTAACTTTGCTCCCATCTTTTAGGTTTGTTTTGGGATTCAAATATAAATAATTATCAATTTTAAAAGATGAATTAAGACTTCTTTTTTGTTTTGCTGTTATAAAATAGTATTCATTTTCTAATTTTTGTTCATACAAATGCTCAATTTCTATATCATCAATAAACTCAAAATTATCAAATACATACTCTTTTGCTTTTGAACTCTTATAATAATCTAAAACTTCTTTTTCATCTTTTAAACCATCAAAATTAAAAGTTTCATATAAATATTTTGTTAAGTCATATTCACTAATGGTATCTTTTGATGGTTCATTGATTTTATTTGAAACAGATTTATATTGGTGACCATATGAAAGTCTAATATCCTCTTTTTCTAAAAAAGAACAAGATGGTATTATCAAATCTGCATATTCACATGTGTCATTATAAGTTGTTCCCATAAAAACAACAAAACTATTTTTTAAACCATTGATAACTCTTTTTGTATTAGGAGCGCTTACAACGGGATTTGCACCTTGAATAAATACAAACTCGTATTCTGCAAAGTCAACTTCACTCACATCTTCTTTTATTAAACTATTTGTTGTATCAAATTGACTTTCATAGCCATATGTAGAGTTACTTAAATACCAAACTCCACTATGATGTGAGCTATTATGAAGTCCTAAAAAAGCTGCAAAAGAATCAATACATCTTGTAATATTTGCTCCTTCATAATACTTTTGAACTCCAAGTCCCAAGACTAATGCAACTTTTTTATTTTCTATAATTTCAAAAAATCTATTAATATCATCTAAACTAACGCCAGTTGCTTCTTCATAAGATATTATGGGTCTGCTTTTTGCTAAATCAAAAAAATCTTCACTTGTGTCAAATTTTTCACAAAACTCATCATCTTCCATATCTTGCATATAAGCAAATCTTGTAAGAAGCAATGCAAGTTCATAATCAGTCTTTGGATTTAAAGATAAGTGCAATTCTGATCTTTTTGCAATATGTGTTTTTATTGGATCTATTGTTATAAATGTTTTATCTTTTACTAACTCATACATATGGGAAGAAGTAACAGAAAAATTTCTCCCCCACACAATAATAACATCAGCTTCAAGTAGTTTTTCAATTGGAGGGTTTACAACTTCACCTCTTGTGGCTTTAATACCAAAACCTCCACCACCATCACATAAACTTCCTTGAGTTAAAGTAGAACCATATTTAGCAAAAAAACTTTTTAAGCTACTTTGCATAACACCTAAATTTCCACTTCCTTTATAAAATAAACTATTATTTGCATTAACATTTTTAAGTTTTTCTACTAAGATATTTAAAGATTCTTCTAATGTAATTTTTCTATTATTATAAAGAGGTGTTTGTAAATAATCAGCTTTTAGGCATGCAATAAAATTAGAACATAACTTTCCATCAGTTGGAAAATGTCCTTTGTTCCCTCTAATTTTACCATCAACTACAATAGCTTCACATGTATCATAGCAATCAAGTGGGCATGCGATTGTTTTATTATTTGAATTCAACTTTTACTAGCCTTGAAAATTTTTTTACATTACTTAAATGAAGTTCAATTTTATATGATGATATATGTTCACTATCTGCAACATCATATATTTTAGCAATTTTTATATCACTTTTTTTATCATCAATATATATATCTTTTGATTTAATTCTTTCAATATCATCTATGGGAACAAAAATCTCAAGTTTTCCTTTACTTAAATCTTTTGCTTCATAAAGTAGTGTTCCAGGAGTCACATAATCATCTTTTTTTACATTTATATTGTAAATATAATTATTTTTCTCTATTAGCTTTTTATTTTTAATACTATCTTTTAAATTAGCAATTTTTATTTTTATATCTGCTTTTGTTGTTTGTAAATTTATTACTTTTAATTTTTGATTATCTTTTTCAAAATCTGACTTTGAAGATACCCTTTTCATTCTTCCATAATTTTTATTTTCTATTTCAATCATGCTATTTACAGATTCTAATTTATTTTGTGTTTGTTTTAAATCAATTCTATCAACATAAGAATCAAGTTCAATTATCAAAGAATTATTTGCTTTTTTCCCTTCAATATCTTCATTTGAAAATATTACTTTACCACTCACATTTGATTTTATTTTATAACTATTGATTGGTTCAAGTTTTGCATAAAAAACTGAAGCAAAAACAAAGTTTGCACTAATAAAAAATACTAATAAGTATCTCATTTTTTTCCTTTTTCTATTTGCTTTACAAGTGAATATATATCTTTTTTCAAAATTTTAAATTCTTCATTATCTTCAATCTTTTGAAGCTTAAAAATTAGTTCATCTAAACTTTCATCTTTTTTAATCATAAAAGCTAAGACTTTTATTAATTCATCTGATGTTTTTGAAGTTTTTATTTTTACTAAAAGAGTACTCTCTTTTTGCTTTTTTAATCTTTTAGTTATAGCATACTTATATAAATAAACTATTAATAATGCAAGAATAAAACCTAAAATAAAAAATACTATTCTATCTTTTATTGAAGTTTTGACAACTTCTTTTACAATCACATTTTCTTTTTTAGGAGTAATTAATTCTGATTTTTTTTCTTTAGTTT
The window above is part of the Malaciobacter marinus genome. Proteins encoded here:
- a CDS encoding HlyD family secretion protein; translation: MRYLLVFFISANFVFASVFYAKLEPINSYKIKSNVSGKVIFSNEDIEGKKANNSLIIELDSYVDRIDLKQTQNKLESVNSMIEIENKNYGRMKRVSSKSDFEKDNQKLKVINLQTTKADIKIKIANLKDSIKNKKLIEKNNYIYNINVKKDDYVTPGTLLYEAKDLSKGKLEIFVPIDDIERIKSKDIYIDDKKSDIKIAKIYDVADSEHISSYKIELHLSNVKKFSRLVKVEFK
- a CDS encoding molybdopterin-dependent oxidoreductase; its protein translation is MNSNNKTIACPLDCYDTCEAIVVDGKIRGNKGHFPTDGKLCSNFIACLKADYLQTPLYNNRKITLEESLNILVEKLKNVNANNSLFYKGSGNLGVMQSSLKSFFAKYGSTLTQGSLCDGGGGFGIKATRGEVVNPPIEKLLEADVIIVWGRNFSVTSSHMYELVKDKTFITIDPIKTHIAKRSELHLSLNPKTDYELALLLTRFAYMQDMEDDEFCEKFDTSEDFFDLAKSRPIISYEEATGVSLDDINRFFEIIENKKVALVLGLGVQKYYEGANITRCIDSFAAFLGLHNSSHHSGVWYLSNSTYGYESQFDTTNSLIKEDVSEVDFAEYEFVFIQGANPVVSAPNTKRVINGLKNSFVVFMGTTYNDTCEYADLIIPSCSFLEKEDIRLSYGHQYKSVSNKINEPSKDTISEYDLTKYLYETFNFDGLKDEKEVLDYYKSSKAKEYVFDNFEFIDDIEIEHLYEQKLENEYYFITAKQKRSLNSSFKIDNYLYLNPKTNLKDGSKVKLRSKYGEASFEVKLTQDVKPNCVLCYAGNKKANYLTPYKSDETSHSAMYQEVLVSIELP
- a CDS encoding MFS transporter, whose translation is MNYRKLFKEHKVIRDLSLVQFISYFGAWFSNVAIYTMLVNFGSSALAISVVTAMHFLPAVLIAPFSGAIIDRFKIKPLMLFLLMIEFLMTLSFLLIDSKEQIWLLLIFIFIRMSSASMFFSTEMSLLAKLVKGPALQKANEIHSIIWSFCYAFGMAVSGVVVNYIGAKPAIIIDSLFFLLAIVVFAKINFVIKDSMITDKFFTIIKDGFIYIKSNKILVHLILLHASVGLTSFDALVTLLAKNEYKYVIAVPLSIGISNAIRAFALMIGPYFLGRFANKNTFFYILIFQGLAIALWATFQFNFYYALIGLFFTGFFTTVIWSYTYALLQENCEEKYLGRVISYNDMVFMLSNVVTTIFIGLMASLTSLDIITYIISSVFILVAFYYKKVLQWL